In Pseudomonas sp. R76, one genomic interval encodes:
- a CDS encoding Smr/MutS family protein produces the protein MQDDDFSLFKNELRGVKPIKHDRADTGKPKADRAQIAKLRQAATVRTDATTVDGLSDQFVIDVGPEDELMWARDGVQESQMRKLKIGQIPFEGSLDLHGMNVEKARETLWAFLAEATKFEIRCVRVTHGKAVRLDGKRPMIKSHVNTWLRQHAQVLGFTSCQARHGGAGAVYVMLKRTMMEGRDE, from the coding sequence ATGCAAGACGACGATTTTTCCCTGTTCAAAAACGAGCTGCGCGGCGTCAAGCCGATCAAGCACGACCGCGCCGACACCGGCAAACCCAAGGCCGACCGCGCGCAGATCGCCAAGCTGCGCCAGGCCGCGACCGTGCGTACCGACGCCACCACCGTGGATGGCCTGTCGGACCAGTTCGTGATCGATGTAGGCCCGGAAGACGAGCTGATGTGGGCCCGCGACGGCGTGCAGGAAAGCCAGATGCGCAAGCTCAAGATCGGCCAGATCCCGTTCGAAGGCAGCCTTGACCTGCACGGCATGAACGTCGAAAAAGCCCGCGAAACCCTGTGGGCCTTCCTCGCCGAAGCAACCAAATTCGAAATCCGCTGTGTGCGCGTCACCCATGGCAAGGCCGTGCGGTTGGACGGCAAGCGGCCGATGATCAAGAGCCACGTCAATACCTGGCTGCGCCAGCATGCCCAGGTCCTCGGCTTTACCTCTTGCCAGGCCCGCCACGGCGGCGCCGGTGCGGTGTATGTGATGCTCAAGCGCACCATGATGGAGGGGCGCGACGAGTAA
- the folE gene encoding GTP cyclohydrolase I FolE produces MSLEQNYTAILGQLGEDVSREGLLDTPKRAAKAMQYLCRGYEQTLEEVTNGALFSSDNSEMVLVKDIELYSLCEHHLLPFIGKAHVAYIPSGKVLGLSKVARIVDMYARRLQIQENLSRQIADAVMQVTGALGVAVVIEAKHMCMMMRGVEKQNSSMITSVMLGEFRENAATRSEFLSLIK; encoded by the coding sequence ATGTCCCTGGAACAGAATTACACCGCGATCCTCGGCCAACTCGGCGAGGACGTTTCCCGCGAGGGCCTGCTCGACACGCCAAAGCGTGCCGCCAAGGCGATGCAGTACCTTTGCCGTGGCTATGAACAGACACTCGAAGAAGTCACCAACGGTGCCTTGTTCAGCTCTGACAACAGCGAAATGGTGCTGGTGAAGGACATCGAGCTGTACTCGCTGTGCGAACACCACTTGCTGCCGTTTATCGGTAAGGCGCACGTGGCGTATATCCCGAGCGGCAAGGTGCTGGGCCTGTCGAAGGTCGCGCGGATTGTCGACATGTATGCGCGCCGCCTGCAGATCCAGGAAAACCTCAGCCGCCAGATCGCCGATGCCGTGATGCAGGTGACCGGTGCCCTGGGCGTTGCGGTGGTGATCGAAGCCAAGCACATGTGCATGATGATGCGCGGTGTGGAAAAACAGAATTCGTCGATGATCACCTCGGTGATGCTGGGTGAGTTCCGCGAGAACGCGGCTACCCGCAGCGAATTCCTCAGCCTGATCAAGTAA
- a CDS encoding glutathione S-transferase N-terminal domain-containing protein, which yields MFVKALRVGLGQIIIAGDFLTRPRKKQRPAEQQAQVNAAAKELTLYQFHACPFCVKTRRTLHRLNVPVALKDAKNNAQDRQTLLEQGGKIKVPCLRIEENGQTTWMYDSKVIIDYLDKRFAAV from the coding sequence ATGTTCGTCAAAGCACTTCGAGTTGGCCTCGGCCAAATCATCATCGCGGGCGACTTCCTTACCCGCCCACGCAAAAAGCAGCGCCCGGCCGAACAACAGGCACAGGTGAACGCGGCAGCCAAGGAGCTGACCCTGTATCAGTTCCACGCCTGCCCGTTCTGCGTTAAGACACGCCGTACGCTGCACCGCCTGAATGTGCCGGTGGCGTTGAAGGATGCAAAGAACAACGCGCAAGACCGCCAGACCCTGCTGGAGCAAGGTGGCAAGATCAAAGTGCCGTGCCTGCGCATCGAAGAGAATGGCCAGACCACCTGGATGTATGATTCCAAGGTGATCATCGATTACCTGGACAAACGGTTCGCCGCGGTCTGA
- a CDS encoding AtuA-related protein — MKLHTLAHSRTGDKGDTSNISIIAYRAEDYSLLCEQLTAERVAQFFAGLREPGAAPVRRYELPNVQALNFVLPGILRGGVTRSLALDAHGKCLGSALLAIELAMPN; from the coding sequence ATGAAACTGCACACACTGGCCCACTCGCGTACCGGCGATAAGGGCGACACCTCGAACATTTCGATCATTGCCTATCGCGCCGAGGATTACTCGCTGCTGTGCGAGCAACTGACGGCTGAGCGCGTGGCGCAGTTCTTTGCCGGGTTGCGTGAGCCGGGCGCGGCGCCGGTGCGGCGCTATGAATTGCCGAACGTGCAGGCGCTGAACTTCGTGTTGCCGGGGATCCTGCGCGGCGGCGTGACCCGCTCGCTGGCGCTGGATGCGCATGGCAAGTGCCTGGGCTCGGCGTTGCTGGCTATCGAATTGGCAATGCCGAACTAA
- a CDS encoding acyclic terpene utilization AtuA family protein, which translates to MKTLRIGSGAGYSGDRIEPAVELAEQGDLDYLVFECLAERTIALAQQARISDPQGGYDPLLSERMRRVLPFVGQHEGRRRLRVITNMGAANPVAAAIEVRRVAHELGLNLKVVAVVGDDVLDVLQPEQLLDNGQSLASLGERLISANAYLGVDGILDGLRADADVVITGRVADPSLFLAPQMFEFGWGADDWQRLGRGTLVGHLLECAGQVSGGYFADPGFKDVDDLARLGFPLAEVNADGDAVITKVAGTGGSVSRATCTEQLIYEVHDPAAYLTPDVTADFSHVSFVEEDVDRVRASGAEGRARPEQLKVSVGYLDGWIGEGQMSYGGPGAVARAELARAVVLKRLELMGVKMQDVRAELIGMDSLHGPRSTVEPWEVRLRVAARCEERSEAVRVGNEVETLYTNGPSGGGGASKSVRQVVAVASLLLARSAVNPRIEA; encoded by the coding sequence ATGAAAACCTTGCGCATCGGTTCCGGCGCCGGCTATTCCGGCGACCGTATCGAGCCAGCTGTGGAGTTGGCCGAACAGGGTGACCTCGATTACCTGGTGTTCGAATGCCTGGCTGAACGCACGATTGCCCTGGCACAACAGGCGCGCATCAGCGACCCACAGGGCGGTTACGACCCGCTGCTGAGTGAGCGCATGCGCCGCGTATTGCCCTTTGTCGGGCAGCATGAGGGGCGGCGGCGTCTGCGGGTCATCACCAATATGGGCGCGGCCAACCCGGTGGCGGCGGCCATTGAAGTACGGCGGGTTGCCCATGAGTTGGGGCTGAACCTCAAGGTGGTGGCCGTGGTGGGCGATGACGTGCTGGATGTGTTGCAGCCCGAACAATTGCTGGATAACGGCCAGTCCCTGGCGTCGCTGGGCGAGCGGCTGATTTCCGCGAATGCCTATTTGGGCGTCGACGGCATCCTTGATGGCTTGCGCGCCGACGCCGATGTAGTGATTACCGGGCGCGTGGCCGACCCGTCGCTGTTCCTGGCGCCGCAGATGTTTGAGTTCGGTTGGGGGGCGGATGACTGGCAGCGCCTGGGGCGCGGCACACTGGTGGGGCATTTGCTGGAATGCGCGGGGCAGGTCAGCGGTGGCTATTTTGCCGATCCGGGGTTCAAGGATGTGGATGACCTGGCACGCCTGGGCTTCCCGCTGGCCGAGGTCAATGCTGACGGCGACGCTGTGATCACCAAGGTCGCGGGTACGGGCGGGAGCGTCAGCCGTGCGACCTGCACTGAGCAGTTGATCTATGAAGTTCACGACCCGGCGGCCTACCTGACGCCGGACGTAACCGCCGACTTTTCCCACGTGAGTTTTGTCGAGGAGGACGTTGATCGCGTGCGCGCCAGCGGTGCCGAGGGCCGCGCACGGCCTGAGCAACTGAAAGTCAGCGTCGGTTATCTGGACGGTTGGATCGGCGAAGGGCAAATGTCCTACGGTGGCCCGGGCGCTGTCGCACGGGCAGAGTTGGCGCGTGCTGTGGTACTCAAGCGCCTGGAACTGATGGGCGTAAAAATGCAGGACGTGCGCGCCGAGTTGATCGGCATGGACTCGCTGCACGGCCCACGCAGCACCGTCGAGCCCTGGGAAGTGCGCCTGCGCGTGGCCGCCCGCTGTGAAGAGCGCAGCGAGGCGGTGCGGGTCGGCAATGAAGTGGAAACCCTCTACACCAACGGCCCGTCGGGCGGCGGCGGTGCGAGCAAGAGTGTGCGGCAAGTGGTGGCGGTGGCGTCGTTATTGCTGGCGCGTAGCGCGGTCAACCCGAGGATCGAAGCATGA
- a CDS encoding CitMHS family transporter: MLATLGVITILCLLAAVMSKRLSPLVALIALPIIAALLGGFGLQTSAFIITGIKNVAPVVGMFVFAILFFGIMTDAGMLDPIIDRILRTVGTRPTRIVVGTATLALLVHLDGSGAVTFLVTVPAMLPLYTRLGIDKRILACVCAMAAGVNFLPWTGPVLRSSAALHVPVADLFQPLIPVQIVGLVFVFACAWWLGHREEKRLGLGAGSTVDAVPQRVLSDADILLRRPRLFWLNLILTVLVMVVMIAGWVDPVVMFMLGTVVALCINYPNVDAQRARIDAHAKTALTMASILLAAGVFTGIMQGTGMLKAMAEVAVAQIPAGHGKLIPAVVGFISMPLSLLFDPDSYYFGVMPVIAEVGKALGVDPLQVAQASLLGVHTTGFPVSPLTPATFLLVGLCKVELADHQRFTIPFLFAASVLMTLTALLLGVI, translated from the coding sequence ATGCTCGCTACCCTGGGTGTCATTACCATCCTGTGCCTGCTCGCTGCCGTCATGAGCAAACGCCTGTCGCCGCTGGTGGCGCTGATCGCCCTGCCGATCATCGCCGCGCTGCTCGGCGGTTTCGGCCTGCAAACCAGCGCCTTCATCATCACCGGCATCAAGAACGTCGCCCCTGTGGTGGGCATGTTTGTGTTCGCGATTCTGTTTTTCGGGATCATGACCGACGCCGGCATGCTCGACCCGATCATCGACCGCATCCTGCGCACGGTAGGCACGCGTCCTACCCGCATTGTCGTCGGTACCGCGACCCTGGCGTTGCTGGTGCACCTGGATGGCTCCGGCGCGGTGACGTTCCTGGTCACGGTGCCGGCGATGCTGCCGTTGTATACGCGGCTGGGCATCGACAAACGCATCCTCGCCTGCGTCTGCGCAATGGCCGCCGGGGTCAACTTCCTGCCATGGACTGGCCCGGTATTGCGCTCCTCGGCGGCGCTGCATGTGCCGGTGGCGGACCTGTTCCAGCCGCTGATCCCGGTGCAGATCGTCGGGCTGGTGTTTGTTTTCGCCTGTGCCTGGTGGTTGGGCCACCGTGAAGAAAAACGCCTGGGCCTGGGCGCTGGTTCCACGGTGGATGCCGTGCCGCAACGCGTGCTCAGTGACGCTGACATCCTGCTGCGTCGCCCACGCCTGTTCTGGCTCAACCTGATTCTCACCGTGCTGGTGATGGTGGTGATGATTGCCGGCTGGGTCGATCCGGTGGTGATGTTTATGCTCGGCACCGTGGTGGCGCTGTGCATCAACTACCCGAACGTCGACGCCCAGCGTGCGCGCATCGACGCCCATGCCAAGACTGCCCTGACCATGGCCAGCATCTTGCTTGCCGCTGGAGTGTTCACCGGCATCATGCAAGGCACCGGCATGCTCAAGGCCATGGCCGAAGTGGCGGTGGCGCAGATTCCGGCGGGCCATGGCAAGTTGATCCCGGCGGTGGTGGGCTTTATTTCCATGCCGTTGAGCCTGCTGTTCGATCCCGATTCCTACTATTTCGGCGTGATGCCGGTGATCGCCGAAGTCGGCAAGGCCCTGGGCGTCGACCCGCTGCAAGTGGCCCAGGCCTCGTTGCTCGGCGTGCACACCACCGGCTTCCCGGTCAGCCCGCTGACCCCCGCAACCTTCCTGTTGGTGGGCCTGTGCAAGGTCGAACTGGCCGATCACCAGCGCTTCACCATCCCTTTTCTGTTTGCCGCGTCGGTGTTGATGACCCTGACCGCGTTGCTGTTGGGAGTGATTTGA
- a CDS encoding LysR family transcriptional regulator codes for MKNSMQHIQAFLAVARTGSFTKAANELHLSPSALTVQVQQLEDWLGVALLDRSPRHVSLTAAGQDARGPMEKLLLDLDNIVTGSRDLAALRRGVVSIAALPSVCAGALPPALRLFRERFAGIEVRLHDLVAHRIHAEVREGLVDFGIGVRARLSHGLEFLPVLNDRLCAFLPLEHPLAHHRQLTLEQLAEQPIILTGRDSSVREQVDALFDQTRLTMNAGMQANYMSTVLALVRQGLGISVLPESAADSLEGLKRINIDHPGVNREIGLISRSGMGLSPAAQRCFDLLSDELSATTSR; via the coding sequence ATGAAGAATTCGATGCAGCATATTCAAGCGTTCCTCGCGGTGGCCCGCACCGGCAGTTTCACCAAGGCCGCCAACGAGTTGCACTTGTCACCCTCAGCCCTGACGGTGCAGGTGCAGCAGCTTGAAGACTGGCTCGGCGTCGCACTGCTCGACCGCAGCCCGCGCCACGTCAGCCTCACCGCCGCCGGCCAGGACGCACGCGGCCCGATGGAAAAACTGCTGCTGGACCTGGACAACATTGTCACCGGCTCTCGCGACCTGGCGGCACTGCGTCGCGGCGTGGTGAGCATTGCCGCCCTGCCCTCGGTCTGCGCCGGCGCCCTGCCCCCGGCGTTGCGCCTGTTTCGCGAGCGCTTTGCCGGCATCGAAGTGCGCTTGCATGACTTGGTGGCCCACCGCATTCATGCCGAGGTGCGCGAAGGCCTGGTGGACTTCGGCATCGGCGTGCGTGCCCGACTGAGCCACGGCCTGGAATTTTTACCGGTGTTGAATGATCGATTGTGCGCATTCCTGCCGCTGGAGCATCCACTCGCCCACCATCGTCAACTGACCCTGGAGCAACTGGCGGAGCAGCCGATCATTCTGACCGGGCGCGACAGCAGCGTGCGCGAGCAAGTGGATGCGCTGTTTGATCAGACGCGGCTGACCATGAACGCGGGCATGCAAGCCAATTACATGTCGACGGTGTTGGCCCTGGTGCGCCAGGGGCTGGGCATCAGTGTGTTGCCGGAATCGGCGGCGGACAGCCTGGAGGGGTTGAAGCGCATCAACATCGATCATCCCGGGGTGAACCGGGAGATCGGGTTGATCAGTCGCAGCGGCATGGGCTTGAGCCCGGCGGCGCAGCGTTGTTTCGATTTACTGAGTGACGAACTATCTGCCACAACCTCACGCTGA
- a CDS encoding glutathione S-transferase family protein, translating into MYKVYGDYKSGNCYKVKLMLSLLGIPYQWIDVDILNGDTQTAEFLAKNPNGKIPVLELEDGTCLWESNAILNFLADGSEFLPSEPRLRTQVLQWQFFEQYSHEPYIAVARFIQFYLNMPEDRLEEYKTTHKGGYKALRVMERQLQATPYLVGEQYSIADIALYAYTHVAHEGGFDLTPYPAVQAWLKRVASHPKHVPMLD; encoded by the coding sequence ATGTACAAGGTTTATGGCGATTACAAGTCGGGCAACTGCTACAAGGTCAAATTGATGCTCAGCCTGCTGGGCATCCCGTATCAATGGATCGATGTCGACATCCTTAACGGCGACACCCAGACCGCCGAATTCCTGGCCAAGAACCCCAACGGCAAGATCCCGGTGCTGGAGCTGGAAGACGGCACTTGCCTGTGGGAATCCAACGCGATCCTCAACTTCCTTGCCGATGGCAGCGAGTTCCTGCCGAGCGAGCCGCGCCTGCGTACGCAAGTGCTGCAATGGCAGTTTTTCGAGCAGTACAGCCATGAGCCATATATCGCGGTAGCGCGGTTTATCCAGTTCTACCTGAACATGCCGGAAGATCGCCTGGAGGAATACAAAACCACCCATAAAGGCGGCTACAAGGCCTTGAGGGTCATGGAACGTCAGCTGCAGGCCACGCCGTACCTGGTGGGCGAGCAATATTCGATTGCCGACATCGCGCTGTATGCCTACACCCATGTGGCCCATGAAGGTGGTTTTGACCTCACGCCTTACCCGGCCGTACAGGCGTGGTTGAAGCGGGTGGCCAGCCATCCAAAACATGTGCCGATGCTGGATTAA
- a CDS encoding aminotransferase-like domain-containing protein: MAFSERVTRLKSSLIREILAAAQRPEVMSFAGGLPAEAMLPALNWEGMPLNIGQYGMSEGEPQLRELLAAEARALGVPCQASQVLVVSGSQQTLDLAAKLYIDKGTKVLLEGPTYLAALQIFQLFGADCLTVQLEADGPNLTSLRASLEHHRPAFIYLIPTFQNPSAVRYSEAKRAAVAALLDEFGVTLIEDEPYRELTFDGGSAQPIAGRLKKASWIYTGTVSKTLLPGLRVGYLIASPDLFPHLLKLKQSADLHTNRIGQWQAMQWIGTQKYQQHLTELRSFYRERRDAFQAALARHFGELADWQVPQGGLFFWLTLKQPLDTRTLLAQALDQDVAFMPGEPFFSEPDQHHGSLRLNFSHIDPARLDEGLKRLAAVVRQAQLAQAA; the protein is encoded by the coding sequence ATGGCCTTCTCTGAACGTGTTACGCGCCTCAAAAGCTCCTTGATCCGTGAAATCCTCGCGGCGGCCCAGCGCCCGGAAGTGATGTCGTTCGCCGGTGGCCTGCCTGCCGAAGCCATGCTGCCCGCGCTGAACTGGGAGGGCATGCCGCTTAACATCGGCCAATACGGCATGAGCGAAGGCGAGCCTCAGTTGCGTGAATTGCTGGCCGCCGAGGCCCGCGCGTTGGGCGTACCGTGCCAGGCCAGCCAGGTGCTGGTGGTCAGCGGCTCCCAGCAAACCCTGGACCTGGCGGCCAAGCTGTATATCGATAAAGGCACCAAAGTCCTGCTGGAAGGCCCGACTTACCTGGCGGCATTGCAGATCTTCCAACTGTTTGGCGCCGACTGCCTGACCGTGCAACTGGAAGCCGACGGCCCGAACCTGACCAGCTTGCGCGCCAGCCTCGAACACCATCGCCCGGCGTTCATCTACCTGATCCCGACCTTCCAGAACCCCTCGGCCGTGCGCTACAGCGAAGCCAAGCGCGCGGCCGTCGCGGCTTTGCTCGATGAGTTCGGCGTGACGTTGATCGAAGACGAACCCTACCGCGAACTGACCTTCGACGGCGGCAGTGCGCAGCCCATCGCCGGGCGCCTGAAAAAAGCCAGTTGGATTTACACCGGCACGGTCTCCAAGACCCTGCTGCCGGGCTTGCGCGTCGGCTATCTGATTGCCAGCCCGGATCTGTTCCCGCACTTGCTCAAGCTCAAGCAATCGGCAGACCTGCACACCAACCGCATCGGTCAGTGGCAGGCCATGCAGTGGATCGGCACGCAGAAATACCAGCAGCATCTGACCGAGCTACGCAGCTTTTACCGCGAGCGCCGCGATGCATTCCAGGCGGCATTGGCGCGCCATTTCGGCGAGCTGGCCGACTGGCAAGTGCCCCAGGGTGGATTATTCTTCTGGCTGACCTTGAAACAGCCGCTCGACACCCGCACCTTGTTGGCGCAAGCGTTAGATCAGGACGTCGCGTTCATGCCCGGTGAACCGTTCTTTTCCGAGCCCGACCAGCACCACGGCTCGTTGCGCCTCAATTTCAGCCATATCGACCCGGCCCGTCTGGACGAAGGTCTCAAACGCCTGGCCGCGGTGGTTCGGCAAGCACAGCTCGCGCAAGCGGCATAA
- a CDS encoding MarR family winged helix-turn-helix transcriptional regulator, with the protein MLDLKNQSSQQQAMEAFFFGYQAFTAKADEMLERRGLSRVHQRIVFFIARYPALSVKELLELLGVSKQALNIPLRQLQEMHLVESIASETDKRKRLLELSEEGQRFEQSLRREQVKLLQRAFSEAGEEAVTGWLAVNQALAGQP; encoded by the coding sequence ATGCTTGACCTTAAAAACCAGAGCAGCCAGCAACAAGCCATGGAAGCCTTCTTCTTCGGCTACCAGGCGTTCACCGCCAAGGCCGATGAAATGCTTGAGCGCCGTGGGCTGAGCCGGGTGCACCAGCGCATCGTGTTTTTTATCGCGCGCTACCCTGCCTTGAGCGTGAAGGAACTGCTGGAGTTGCTCGGCGTGAGCAAGCAGGCGCTGAACATTCCGCTGCGGCAATTGCAGGAAATGCACTTGGTCGAAAGCATCGCGTCCGAGACCGACAAACGTAAGCGCCTGCTGGAGCTGAGCGAAGAAGGCCAGCGTTTCGAGCAGTCGCTGCGCCGCGAACAGGTGAAACTGCTGCAACGGGCGTTCAGCGAAGCCGGCGAAGAAGCGGTGACGGGCTGGCTGGCGGTGAACCAGGCGCTGGCCGGGCAGCCTTGA
- a CDS encoding NCS2 family permease, producing the protein MESRKSEAPTLDLSPPSLTTAKHGWLERLFKLSAHGTTVKTELIAGLTTFITMAYIIFVNPNIMADAGIDHGAAFVATCIAAALGCLLMGLYANWPVGLAPGMGLNAFFTYTVVGTMGYHWETALGAVFISGVLFMGLTLSRVREWLLNSIPVSLRHAMGAGVGLFLGVIGLKTAGIIVDSPATLIKLGSLHEPAPLLAAVCFLLIAILSYHRVFGAILISIIAVTLAGWGLDLVHYDGILSTPPSLAPTWMAMDIKGVFNVSMISVVFAFLFVHMFDTAGTLMGVAQRAGLVDADGKIHNLSRALKADSASSVFGAMVGVPPVTSYVESAAGVAAGGRTGLTAVTVGVLFVAAMFFAPLAGMIPAYATAGALIYVAMLMMASMAHINWDEATDSIPAIVTAIMMPLTFSVADGIALGFITYVALKAGTGKYREISISLWVLCVIFIAKFIFL; encoded by the coding sequence GTGGAAAGCCGCAAATCCGAAGCCCCTACGCTGGATCTATCCCCGCCAAGCCTCACCACCGCAAAGCACGGCTGGCTGGAACGCCTGTTCAAACTGAGCGCGCATGGCACCACAGTGAAGACCGAGCTGATCGCCGGCCTCACGACCTTTATCACCATGGCCTACATCATCTTCGTCAACCCCAACATCATGGCCGACGCCGGCATCGACCACGGCGCGGCGTTTGTCGCCACGTGCATTGCCGCTGCGCTGGGCTGCCTGTTGATGGGCCTGTATGCCAACTGGCCTGTAGGCCTGGCGCCGGGCATGGGCCTGAACGCGTTTTTCACCTACACCGTGGTCGGCACCATGGGCTATCACTGGGAAACGGCGCTGGGTGCGGTGTTCATCTCCGGCGTGTTGTTCATGGGCCTGACCTTGTCGCGGGTGCGTGAATGGCTGCTCAACAGCATCCCGGTGAGCCTGCGTCATGCCATGGGCGCCGGTGTCGGTTTGTTCCTCGGGGTGATCGGCCTGAAAACCGCCGGCATCATCGTCGACAGCCCGGCCACGCTGATCAAACTCGGTTCCCTGCACGAGCCCGCGCCCCTGCTGGCGGCGGTGTGCTTTTTGCTGATCGCGATCCTAAGCTATCACCGCGTATTCGGCGCGATCCTTATCAGCATCATCGCCGTGACCCTGGCCGGCTGGGGTTTGGACCTGGTGCACTACGACGGCATTCTCTCCACCCCACCGAGCCTGGCCCCGACCTGGATGGCCATGGACATAAAAGGTGTATTCAATGTCAGCATGATAAGCGTGGTATTTGCGTTTCTTTTTGTGCACATGTTTGATACCGCCGGTACACTGATGGGCGTTGCCCAGCGCGCCGGGCTGGTGGACGCTGACGGCAAGATCCATAACCTGTCGCGTGCATTGAAGGCCGACAGTGCGTCGAGCGTGTTCGGTGCCATGGTCGGTGTACCGCCCGTGACCAGCTATGTGGAAAGTGCTGCCGGTGTGGCCGCTGGCGGTCGCACCGGGTTGACCGCGGTGACCGTGGGCGTGCTGTTTGTGGCCGCGATGTTTTTTGCACCGCTGGCCGGCATGATTCCGGCCTATGCCACTGCGGGGGCGCTGATTTACGTGGCAATGCTGATGATGGCGAGCATGGCCCACATCAACTGGGATGAAGCCACCGACAGCATTCCGGCGATTGTTACCGCGATCATGATGCCGCTGACGTTCTCGGTCGCCGACGGTATCGCCCTGGGCTTTATCACCTATGTGGCGCTCAAGGCCGGTACCGGCAAGTACCGCGAAATTTCCATCAGCCTGTGGGTGCTGTGTGTGATTTTTATCGCGAAATTCATATTTCTATAA
- a CDS encoding LysE family translocator: MNLDTWLLFSGAALIVILIPGPLSLLMISNSLNYGLRRSYPAFLGGVFASICLLSASALGLGALLLASEQLFSALKIVGAAYLFYLAWQSWQQSRQPSQGAVVPAAAATPRFRTLFGRAFVLGASNPKDILFFAAFLPQFLNSQQPFLPQLLVMIATWTVLDLLCKLTYGLGAHGAARYLRSGRGQSWFNRVSATLFGGAGIISLIKVRGSL, translated from the coding sequence ATGAACCTGGATACCTGGCTGCTGTTCAGTGGTGCTGCATTGATCGTGATCCTGATTCCGGGGCCACTGTCACTGCTGATGATCAGCAACAGCCTTAACTACGGCTTGCGCCGCTCCTACCCGGCGTTTCTGGGCGGGGTGTTTGCGTCGATCTGCTTGTTGAGTGCTTCGGCCCTGGGTCTGGGTGCATTGTTGCTGGCCTCGGAACAACTGTTCAGTGCCTTGAAAATCGTCGGCGCGGCCTACCTGTTCTACCTCGCCTGGCAGAGCTGGCAGCAATCGCGCCAACCGAGCCAGGGCGCGGTGGTGCCGGCGGCTGCCGCGACGCCACGGTTTCGTACACTGTTTGGCCGGGCTTTTGTGTTGGGCGCCAGCAACCCCAAGGACATCCTGTTTTTCGCCGCCTTCCTGCCGCAGTTTCTCAACAGCCAGCAGCCGTTCCTGCCACAGTTGCTGGTGATGATCGCCACCTGGACCGTGCTCGACCTGTTGTGCAAACTGACTTACGGCCTGGGCGCCCATGGTGCTGCGCGGTATCTGCGCAGCGGCAGGGGCCAGAGCTGGTTCAACCGGGTCAGCGCTACATTGTTTGGCGGCGCCGGCATTATCTCGTTGATCAAGGTCAGGGGTTCACTTTGA